ATTTGGAAAAGGAGAAATAAAGAAGCCCACTATGGATCCAAGAAACTAGAAAAAAAATATACATGCAGGAAAAAGGCAAAACCTCTAGACCAAGATTAGGTATGATACTAGCTGGGAATCAACCCTCTGCTCACTGTGGCAAATTTTCACACTGACAAACAAATGTTCAGTTCTTTATGGATATAAAACTATCAGTTCTGGAGCTTTTCCTGGAACGAAATGGTATGGTTGAGTAACTCATCTCGACTGTTTTCAGTTCATATTGTCTATTCCCATTCCATAGTCTCAAAAATAACAATTCAAAAATCAGGTATCATCACATCACAAACACATACAGAAACAACGCCGGTTGAGCCGACTCAAACAGGGTAGCAACTCGGCCAAAAAAATGAACACAGCGGACATGAATCAACCACAGCAAGAGGCCTTTTTTGCTGGGTTCATTCAGTTGTGTTGACAGAAAAATATTGTGTGTGCCCATGAAGCTGCATCTCTATAAAATTGTTGTTATCATTGTCAGTAAAAACTCTGGTCATTCACATGCACGCTGCTATTTGTACAAGAGTACATACTCCAAATTTACTTAATCGACATTGATGCAATTTCTCTGTGAATAACAGATCCAAAGCTATATTGAATTTACTAGCTACagaaaatatgcaaaaaaaaaaaatactTCCTAAAAGGCAGTGTTTTACCAAAGTACTGAATGAATAAGTTCAACTAAACATCACACCAGTAAACGGTCTGAACATTTGAGTACACTAATAGGTTCACAATCTGCACTAGGATTTAGGATAATCATAATAACTGACTGTTATGGAAAGGATGACCGATTACAGTATAATTTAGCCACACCGAAATAATACATGTCCAGAACGACCAGTGCTAGGTAAACAAGAAAAAGGGTAACAATTGCTCTGAACTGGAAATCAACCAAGCAGGAGTGTGAGCACCAGCAAAATTCAGCGGCATGATACCGGCAGATTCAGAGGTACACAAACAAGTACTTCAGCCGACAAAATAGCCAATTCTTGCACAAGGGTGGTTTGAAGGTAAAAAACTACTGCCCATCTCCATCTGCTAATGACTCCGAGAACAGAGGAACATAAGGTAGAAATCGTTGTGTATTCTTCTCGAGATTAAGGATACAGCCAACTTTCTGATGTTGCATATCATACGGTACCATGGTATCACCTCCACGTGAAACCAGGTAAATGGTGTCGCAATCTGGATGAATCCCAGCCACCCTGTACTTCTCCCCAGTCATGCTGATAAGCTCATCGATGCTGGCAGTGTGCTTCAGAACGAATTCTTCACTGTCACAATCCTTGAGGCACCAGAGTTCTGTCTCAGAATCTAGTGTTTTATTGTTATCATCGACGGAAGCTACACCATAGAGTAAGCACCCCTGCGACGATCCAATCGCACCAAATCTTCGACCGTATGGCATAGGGATAGTCTTCCGCACTTTGCCCTCCATGTCCATCCCCAGGAGTGCATACTCGTTGCTGATGCCGTTCGGGTTGCCAATCACGTACATCATACCGTTGAGAAAGACACCCTTGCTATAGAAGAACAGCACCACTTTCTCGGCAATCCCACCATCTCTGCGACTCCAGGCTCCTGTTTGCGACGAGTAGATGTTCACTCCTGTCTTGTACGTTTCCACAGAGGTCTTCTCAAAACAAAAAACGTGGAAATGGGATGAGACTGCCGGATCAAAAGCCAGACCTGCCATACAGTTGTCTTTATTAATGTATACATTGTCTTTATTAATTTATACAGAAATAATACACGGTTTAGATACATTTATGCATGACAGTGAATTGACCACTTTATAAGAAAAATCGACCAAAAGACGCCAACCCTGAGGCCACCCCAAGCGAGCCAACGACTTTGTCGTCCAAGCAGCCACAGGTGACACCCCTACCATATGTCACTGAGCCGCTACTCCAcaccaacacacgcacacacacaccgaTCCCGTGGTCGAGTTTCCCAAGGAAGCTGACAACCCTACTGCCCAAGCAACCAAAGACGACACCCTAGGACATAATCGCATCAACGCACACACCAACCCCTTGCTGACAATGCAAAAACATTCGTGCGTGTTGGCTGATGCTTGAAAAATTATTTGCCTAATTAAGCACGTACGACAAGCTCTCAAGTTCCAGCGGCCGGGCCGTGTGTGCATGGTGGATTACTCTACATGCATCATGACTTTGTACGTGGATATATATGTCCTTGTCACAATTAGACTGACAAGCAATTTACTTATTTTCAACTGTCGAGGTATAATGCAAATGTAATATCAACTACTGTTTTTTGGGTTGAAATTAGGCAGGCTAGCTGACATAGATACACAAGTTCATCACCCAACCTCTCCAGCCAGAACACTGACATAGATACACAAGTCAATGTTGCTGAAATTGTCCTTCACTCCTTCAGTGTAACACTAAAGTAGACGTAGACCCACGAGTAGTTACATTCATCTTTTCTTTGACTAACAGAGTAACGGGCATCTCTCACAGCCACAGCCACAAAAGCCATGTGAAAATCAAACAACACGGGCACACATAATTACAGATAGCGCACCTACATTGACTTGTAGTCAAAGCACATCAAGGGTCGGATTTGCAACGATTTGCTACTCCACTAATAATGGCATTGTTACAAGATCCGTGCCTGTTTTTACCCTGAAAGAGCATGGAACAACTTTTTGTAGCCACAAAGATAACCAGATCATGGGAACATGCCTTCGAGGAACTCTTCGAAACCTTCATCATTGTTTCCTGAACTCCTTGAAGAAGCTCCCTTCCGATCTGCAGCATCTTTGCAAGAGTAAGTTTCATGCCACTGGAATCTATGGCATCCCTAAATCCCCAATAAACAAACACAAGATGCATGCATGAGCACAGAATAATCGACAAAGCCCAAGGCTGTTGCAGGTTCTGGTCAGCCCAATGCAGGCATATGTTCTACTGAGCGCAGAGCCATGACATTTGCGTACATGAATAAACACAAGATCTGTGTTCCAAATAGGCCTTATTTACAAGGCCCGAGATCAGCCGTGACCTGGGCCCATGCTAACTGAACATTTAGGTGCCAAATATCTTGAAAAGTGCTGTTCGGATTTCAGGAAAAAGGATGGTGCCAATAGGCCACGGGGATGTTATAAAAACCCTGTTTGAGATTCGGCCGCCTTAGGAGTGCAGTAGCCAAGCAAGCCATTAACTAAGCATTAGACCCCTACCCCCCAACCCAACAAAGTACATGACCAATATAAAAGGTGTATCCAATCAGCTGTACCTTTTTTCTTTCTTCTATCTTTCTTGGCCTCATCCTCAGAGGTATCATCACTTTCTTCATGTTCTCTGCAGTTTGAACAGAGTCAAAGAATGTAGTGCAACAAAATAATGGGGTTGGACAAGAACAAGAACTTAAGATACCTCTTTCTCTTGTCCCTGTCTTTCAACTCAATTTCCTTTTCACCGTAGGGATCTTCCtgcttctctttctctttctccttCAGCCTCTTATAAGCAAGCTTTTCTGCACATCTTTCATAATGTACTACAATCAGGCTAAATAATCAATTGGGCACTTGCTTGAACAAAATGAAAGCACAAAAGACGAAGCAAGAAAAAGTGGTCCAAGGAAAAGTTAAAGAAATATAACTATCATGGTAAGAAAGAGCAGTGCCAAATCTGCTTCAAACAAATCCTATTATGGAACAGTGGATTCACTAACCCCTTGCAAGCTACCAGCTTCACTAGTGCTTGTTTCTGCTCCCCTGCTTCAACATAAGAAAAATTCACCTGAAAATGATAAGAGAAAAATGTAAGTGCTACAAATACAGCTGAAACAGTTCTTTATAAAATGTGTTCTGTGTTTTACACATTTTAGCATGAGCAATAGGACTTTAGTCAAGAACATACCTCATAACTACCTAGCCCATGTTTTTCATCACAATGCCTATTGCCACAGATAAATTGCCCTGCAAAAGAGCATATTCGGACCATTGCTAAAGATTTTGTATTGATTCTGAACAACTGTTTGAGCAAACAGacaattttcagaagaaaaaaaactcTGTATTGTCTAACACCTTAGTAGAATTAGAAAAGAAAACTACAATGATGGCTTCCAAAATCTAGAGATTCAGTTATGATTTGTTTTTGAGTTTGGTGGTAATTTGGCGCAAGCACCCCAACTGCTCTCTGACATGGAGCTAAATAAAAGAAAAGTATGCCTAATAGTGTAAAGAAATAAAGCTTTAAGCTCAGTAACCTTTAATTACAATTTCTTTAAATACCCTTTTAAGTTCTAGACTTCCGTTTGAATGGTCTGTTACTAGCAACAGAATACTCATACAATTTAAGTTCAGTCATACTTTTCAGAGAAATTATTTTAgatggaaattaatagatgggattgCTTAAGAATACCTTTGCCAGATATCACTTCTTTTTCTGTTCTCCATCTCAATCCAATCTGCAGGAGAATATACCATTGTAAGATGGGATTCATATCCAAAACTACAGATGATTTTAGAAGGGGAAAAAAACTGGTTGGGCATCCATTCATCATCCTGCCACTGAAAATGCACGACTGCCATATCGTTAATAGTTGTTCACTTCTGCGTTACAAGGATAATCAGTGTTTGTGTGTGCCTGCCAGAACATAATATGAAAAATGGGCAGGTTGGCAAACATGGTTCTTGCAATATGCACATTGATATAAATCCACAACCAAAAGAACAATTTCTAGTTATTCCTGCCTGTGCATTAATTTTATGAAATATGAATTCATCAAGGTCACAAGAGTCACAATTGGAAGGACACTATTGTTGCCTTTAGATGTCTCTCCAAAAGTCATGTCATGCATTCTTCCTTTTGTATATGATTCAAGACTAAAGAAGAAACTACATGTTTACATCAAGAAACATTATTCATTGACATAGGGTTAAAGCAccataccttgccttttttatacTGGGTCATGTCAGCAATGCAATACCTGCCTCAAGTTAAGGACCATAAGCACACTATAATTAAGTCTTACAAAGTTACAAAGAACGGCACACACATCAAATACAGCTCCCATTTATACAAGCAATGATCAATACTGGTTGACAGAAAGCACAAGTTCATGAGGCACTGAGGTGAAACCATGAAGCACTTAAGTCTTCATGCAGAAGAGCATACCAATACAGAGGACAGCAAGAGATATATGCCCTTTACAGGTTTAAGGTACATTCACATGCCTTATGCCTATTTACATTACCAAACTATTAAATAACTATATGTAATGACATTAGCATCAGCATACATGAACTTGTTATTTCACAAAAATATCTGAAAAATATGCCATGTACTGACATGTCCTCATAGAAAGAACaatgcaatataaaatatactaaAAATGGATACTCTTTAAAAAGCTTGTCATAGTAACGTTTGACCAGCCTCTTCTCCCAAGTTGAATCCATGTCATCTTCCTCGGAAAGAATGAACCTTTCAAATGATAGAAGAAGAAAAGTGAGGCATTTATGAAATTATGAGTTTCCTAAAACCACAGGCATATGTTAATAGGATGTGGTTCAGACCTGTATCCTTCTCTCAATGTATCCTTATCAGTTTTGATGGGCAGACTGTTATCCACATTTTTCTCATGGCCATAAAACTGAACTGTTGAAAGGTAAAGACATATATCAGTGGCACACAGAAAATGAATGATGGATATCATGTACGCTAAGGTTAAAAGAACTGTAATGTTGAGTGTCTGATCTCCAATTCTTTCTACAACGAAGGGGTCTATTCTTTCATTCCACTATTTGTGAGATTGGGATGCATTAAAAAAAAGTTCGGCAATGAAGCGTTGATCTATCTATGTGCTGACATTTGGCAAAAAAAAAATGCACCATTGCACAGGACTGGTTATCAATATATTGGAGACCAGGACATAATCCTATGTTAAAAATGCATATTAGAATGTTCATCTATATTAAGCTAGGTAACAAGTTATAGTAGAAATACACAACCCATGTATGGATGACGGTAGCCCCCAATTGTTCCTTAAGTAGAGGGGACTGTTCATCATTCAGTTTCTTTGGGAAACCAAGGCTGAGCAAATAAATAGCTCATTATATGCCATTGCCCCAGTTTCCATTTCACTATGAGGGCAACTCAATCATCGGGACAAGGTAACAATATATCACAGTTTAAGGTACTACTAAAGCAAGCTCACAAGCACACTGAATGATTGTAATCAACAGATTATAGTGTGATGGTTGCTCAATTCCACACAGAATTCAGCATTTTAGATAACTAGCAATAACAGGAGCACGAGAAGGCTGCGGGATCAATTTTGGATAATCGATGGCTGTGTTTGTATGTGAAGTTACAGCAGAACTGCAACTGTTTTTTGCATACTTGAAAGTTACAACTTACACGTGTCCCCTGTTTTTTAACACTATTAGTGCTACCAATTAGAATTTAGCTTGCCTAACTCATGATTCATTACCATGCCATTTTATTCCCAAACCATTTTGCTCAACCACAAATAAATGCCTTAACCAACACAATTCCAGAATCAATCAGCAAAAAGGGGGAATTGTTATGTGACCTGTCTATGGGTTGACATTGGGCAAAAAATATAAATCCCATATTAAAAATCCATATTAGAATGTTGTCTGTATTAAGCTAGGTGACAAGTTACACATAGAAATACAAAATCCATGTATGGATGAAGGTAGCCCCCAATTATTTCTTAAGTAGAGGGGACTGTTCAACATTCACTTCCTTTTGGAAACCAAGACAAAGCAAATAAATGACTCATTATATGCCACTGCCCCAGTTTCCTTTTCACCATTGAGACAAGGTACAAATACATTAGACTTAAAGCTAACTCTAAAGCAGGCTCACCAGCACAATGAATGGTTGTGATCAATTACAAAGCCAGAAGCATATATAGTAGTCGTGGTGTGTTGGATGCTTAATTCCATACAGAGGTCAGCACTTGAGCTAATTTTAGTAATAACACAAGGACAAGAAGTTTGCAGGGTCAATTTTGTATGCGTAGTTACATCGGAAATGCAAGTTTTTAGTGGACTTGCAAGTTACAAATTTTGCCTGTTCTTTGAACCCCCACCACCAAGTATAATTTGGTTTACCTAACTCGTGATCTCGTTGCCATGCTATTTTATTCAAAAACCCATTTTCATCAACCATAACCAACACAAATCCAGAGTCAATCAGAAAAAATTGGGGCAAAGATAATAAGAGCATGCTTTTGCAggaaacaacagcagcagcagcagatcataCCATAATCCTTCATGAACTTCTTGTGGCGATCGTACGCGTTGAGCCCCCGGATGTGCGACTGGTACTGCCTGCATCCATGAATCCCACATCCAGAGTCGTGAAGCAACAATTCAGCCTATGAACCACAAGCACACCAGGCTAATCTAACTTGTACAGGGCAATTATGGGCCAAGAAGTAAATTACAGTTCGCGGACACGATTACTTTGCATATCACCGAGATAAAAAAAAAGAGTAGTAAACCGTGCAGAAGATTGTAAAACACAGCATTACTTGTGCAGGGAGATTAGTTTGTGTATCCTCGAGAATTAAAAGTAGTAAACCATGTGAGGATTGAATCCTCGAGAATTAAAAGTACTTAACCATGTGAGCATTTCTCGTTAACAGTCTTGACAACACGGAATTTATTTAGAATAAAAAAAAAAGCTAGGTTTTTTATAGCCGATTCGAGCAGAAAGAAATCAGATTAAATCGACGAGTACTAAATCGAAGAAGGTAAAGAGAGGGAGGCGACGAGATCCTTACATCCTCCTCTCCTCCCTGTCGAAGATGGCGGACTTGAGCCGCCCCAGCGATGCCATCGCGCTCTCTCGCCCGCTCCGCCTCGCCTCGTCTGAGCCCCTCAGCAGCCGCTGCCGGCGCACGAGCACCAGCCTACCCACAGGATGCCGCGCCGGGGTTTGGGGGAGGATGGTAAGCGAGCGCCTggtgcgccggcggcggcggcggcgtccgagtAGGGCCGGGCGGCTGGTGGCTGGAGCCTTGAGGTGGCCGAAGGGAACCACGATGTCTGGTAGAGCCCATCTCACGGGCCGGGCTTTTTAGCAGCGGAGCACAAAGGGCCAGCTACCCCTCAAAAAGAAATACAAAGGGCCAGCCCAACTCACGGGGTTGAACCATGATGATGATTCGGAATTTCGGATGATGAGTTGGGAATTTCCTAACAGCCACTCCAACGCGCCGACTCATTTCATTGGCCCGTGTCTGTTTAGGTCACCGCGGATAAAAAAATCGGCTCAAGCATCAACTCAAATGAGCGCGTGTCCGCTTTTCGTTCGCCCGTCGATTCATTTTCGGCCCAATTTTGGGTCTGATTTGCGTCGGCGTGTAAACGAAGCGAACGCGCGCGACGCGCGCCTACTCCTTCCCGTGGCCTGttagtcggtggcacattggccatccTCTTCCACCCCTGTCGACAGGAAGCCCTCGCCCACCCTGCCTTGTCGCCATCGCTGCCCAGTTTCGATGTCTCTGCCATCAGTTCATGCCTCCACACCCTCCCCCCCTACACCGCCACCTCCCATGTTGCCGccagcaccaccacgccgccggGCCACCACAGCTTTCCACCCCCGCCCCCACTCTGACGTCGCCGGAAGCACGAAGCCGCCCCTGGCTAGGTCCTTCTTCCGTCGCCGCCGCGCTCGCGTGACGTCGCCAGGGCAACCACCTGGTCAAGGGGAGGCGCGCAGCTCTTCGCCAGCCAGCTTCTTCGCCAGCCCGCAAACTCTTCAACAGTTTGCCTCAAGGTACAAATGGACTCCATcgacgagttcttttttcacaattttCTATGTGACTCCGACGATTATTCATCTGATGATGAGGAGATGGTGGCTGCTGTGTTGGTCCATGACCACCTTAATAAGCAGCGGACGTTGTTCTGGGGCTCGATCCCGGGGCACactccggcgttgaatcgcaaccgagagagcggtcatttccttctttggaaggactactttgactcatccaacccgttgttcaaacatcaaaaaTTTCGGCGGCGTTTTCGTATggctaggcatgttttcaaccgtaaTAGAAAGGGGTGGTCAGATACGATGAGtttttcgagtgcaaagaggatgcccttgTAAAGATTGGCTTCTCATCTTATCAGAAAATGCACTGCGGCTAttcgaatgcttgcatacggagtgcccggtgatctcattgatgagtacgtcTGTATAAGTGAGTCTACGTGCCTAGAGTCCATATACAGGTTCTGTAAGGTTGTGAttgttgtgtttggccctgagtacttgagagagccgactgtTGAAGATACAACCCACTTGTGCGCCATGAATGCCAGCATGGGCTTTCCAGGGATGCTTGGCAACATAGagtgcatgcactgggagtggaagaactgcccttctgcttgacaagggcagtataaggggcatgtcagggcttgcactgtcatacttgaggcagtggcctcacaagatctcttgatctggcactctttctttggcatggccggatcGCACAAtaatatcaacgtgcttcaacgctcgccggtgtttgcaagACTTGCCAAAGGCAACAGTCCGCCGGTCAATGTTGACATTAACGGCCAcaactaccactagtagaaaacagggctttggtccaggccgagtcagcccattagtcccggttcaatctagaaccgggaccaatgtgggcattgatcccggttcgtgagcccagggggccggccgggccacgtgggccattggtcccggttcgtctggaccttttggtcccggttggtgggatgaaccgggaccaatgggcctcgctcctggcccaccaccattggtcccggttggtggcttgaaccgggaccaaaggctcccctttagtcccggttcatgccaccaaccgggaccaatgaggtgcctatatataccccctcgcgcaagagcagagcacagtgctctgtttttctggccgggggggagagggctttgtggtgctctagctcacctcctatgcacatgaggtgttcgatggaatgcccgagccacactacttaagctttctcctctcgaagctcgacctccaagctccattttcctcgagatttgtctagatttagcggtccgtcacgccccgtccccgtcttcaccgccgtcgatcacccgcgccgatctcatcaccgacaccaccgtggtgagcctcttgttcttatcttctttctgaaaggaaaaatattcttacttgtatgtttagatagatacttgtatcattttcttacatttattattgcatcttatatagtgcgatggttttggtatccgcccccgtcggccctcgtcctgtctatgattcggatgtggtatgtatattatctttataactattggttcatttattgtttatgaaaattatgccgaccaacgtgacatagattttatttatctaggatgtatgtgaatcggaaatgccaaccgaccctattgtcgagaggttaaatttagttgaagaagaaaacaatttgttgaaggaaaaaataaaaaaattgaggaggagaagatgatattggagttgcatgttgcggatgtcgtcgatgatcacaagatcaagatggatgcaatgcgcttgaagattagaaagattagaaaatatgccattcataccgaggcttggtatcattatgccgttggatcaattgttaccttggttgcgattatgatcgcatttgttttcgcattgaaatgttttacatagtttcaatgtatggtttaattaattagatgctctggagagctatatgttgttagatgagaactatgtatgcactttggttttaatgtgatgatgaacttctattaatttggacacttaattatatataatgcacgcagatgaaccggcaatggatgtacggtgacagacacacccgcgagtacattaagggcgtgcatgagtttctcgatgcggctgaggcaaacaagcagaatggttttatgtgttgtccatgcactgaatgtgggaatacgaggtcttactctaaccggaaaatccttcactcccacctgctttacaagggtttcatgccacactataatgtttggacgaggcacggagaaataggggttatgatggaagacggcgaagaagaagagtacgatgacaactatgtgccccctgaatacggtgatgctgcaacggggggagctggtgaagatcaagaggaaccagacgatgtgcccaatgatgctgcaacgggtgaagctgctgaagatcaagaggaaccagacgatgtgcccgatgatgatgatctccgccgggtcattgtcgatgcaaggacgcaatgcattagtcaaaaggagaagctgaagttcgatcgcatgttagaggatcacaaaaaagggttataccccaattgcgaagatggcaacacaaagctcggtaccgtactggaattgctgcagtggaaggcagagaatgctgtggctgacaaaggatttgagaagctactgaaaatattgaagaagaagcttccaaaggataacgaattgccc
The sequence above is drawn from the Triticum aestivum cultivar Chinese Spring chromosome 7A, IWGSC CS RefSeq v2.1, whole genome shotgun sequence genome and encodes:
- the LOC123150078 gene encoding protein FRA10AC1 isoform X2 → MKDYVQFYGHEKNVDNSLPIKTDKDTLREGYRFILSEEDDMDSTWEKRLVKRYYDKLFKEYCIADMTQYKKGKIGLRWRTEKEVISGKGQFICGNRHCDEKHGLGSYEVNFSYVEAGEQKQALVKLVACKGCAEKLAYKRLKEKEKEKQEDPYGEKEIELKDRDKRKREHEESDDTSEDEAKKDRRKKKDRKGASSRSSGNNDEGFEEFLEGMFP
- the LOC123150078 gene encoding protein FRA10AC1 isoform X1, whose amino-acid sequence is MASLGRLKSAIFDREERRMQYQSHIRGLNAYDRHKKFMKDYVQFYGHEKNVDNSLPIKTDKDTLREGYRFILSEEDDMDSTWEKRLVKRYYDKLFKEYCIADMTQYKKGKIGLRWRTEKEVISGKGQFICGNRHCDEKHGLGSYEVNFSYVEAGEQKQALVKLVACKGCAEKLAYKRLKEKEKEKQEDPYGEKEIELKDRDKRKREHEESDDTSEDEAKKDRRKKKDRKGASSRSSGNNDEGFEEFLEGMFP